A part of Thermococcus sp. SY098 genomic DNA contains:
- a CDS encoding type IV toxin-antitoxin system AbiEi family antitoxin domain-containing protein, with translation MMKNYYLSRTEQELMSILKSAEIVTIQEVENLFPRLSKDMIKKVLSSLVKKGYLYRLKRGLYLVNEEPGKPLIKNPYKIALMLFPGYVAFSSALRLYGLIEYEAFTIFVATPRKSGEKEIGEYTIKAVALGEKAVGIIIKNGVYTSTLAKTFFDCFYKPSYCGGYSEVTKALYEAEKIDWDEFLSYFKRFASNSLCQRTGYILELVKDIGVDVPEDVIEYLRSRVKTWTKLVPTFPSRGKSVREWKLIDNLGEEKILGWAYG, from the coding sequence ATGATGAAGAATTACTACCTTTCAAGAACTGAACAGGAATTAATGAGCATTCTTAAGAGTGCGGAGATAGTGACTATTCAAGAGGTAGAGAATCTGTTCCCAAGGCTAAGTAAGGATATGATTAAAAAGGTGCTCTCAAGCCTCGTCAAAAAAGGCTACCTCTACAGACTTAAAAGAGGGCTATACCTTGTGAATGAGGAACCGGGAAAGCCTCTGATAAAAAACCCATACAAGATAGCACTCATGCTCTTTCCGGGCTATGTAGCGTTCTCATCAGCATTGAGGCTCTATGGCCTTATTGAGTATGAAGCGTTCACGATCTTCGTGGCAACGCCAAGGAAGTCGGGTGAAAAAGAAATTGGGGAGTACACCATAAAAGCTGTTGCCCTAGGTGAAAAAGCAGTGGGGATAATCATCAAGAACGGGGTCTATACATCCACCTTGGCCAAAACGTTCTTTGACTGTTTTTACAAACCAAGCTACTGTGGAGGCTATTCCGAGGTAACAAAAGCACTTTATGAAGCTGAGAAAATAGACTGGGACGAGTTCTTGAGCTACTTTAAACGGTTTGCGAGCAATTCTCTCTGCCAGAGGACGGGCTACATCTTGGAGCTCGTGAAGGATATCGGTGTTGATGTTCCAGAGGATGTCATTGAGTACCTGAGGAGCAGGGTTAAAACATGGACCAAGCTTGTTCCGACGTTTCCATCCAGAGGAAAAAGTGTTAGAGAGTGGAAGCTGATTGATAACCTCGGAGAGGAAAAAATTTTGGGGTGGGCGTATGGATGA
- a CDS encoding nucleotidyl transferase AbiEii/AbiGii toxin family protein: MDERILKYTAARTGLGLNYVDKEEKISLLLRQLWEIFGEKAILKGGTALNRVYLARIGAARFSEDIDIDYFNGNVEVSAEEIVKGMKKIKDFNVKGPRVLHRTFRFDCYYTNTLGNRDRVKVEFYLSRPPYIEAKVELVKSPFIDSYPTMFRVYSLEDLLARKIVALYNRMEGKDIYDLFHALNMEFEMDKFLKALELTTKFYHIEGDFWDELINKLSQAKKNARQIGNSTNHFIPKTLRPNWEELIESLRFRIEELRRMKEDI, from the coding sequence ATGGATGAGAGGATACTCAAATACACGGCTGCTAGGACGGGACTGGGTTTAAACTATGTTGATAAGGAAGAGAAGATTTCATTGCTCTTAAGACAGCTGTGGGAGATTTTTGGTGAGAAGGCAATTCTAAAAGGAGGAACTGCACTCAACAGGGTTTATTTAGCCAGGATTGGGGCGGCAAGATTCTCGGAGGACATAGATATCGACTACTTCAACGGCAACGTTGAGGTATCGGCCGAGGAAATAGTTAAGGGAATGAAGAAAATTAAGGACTTCAATGTGAAAGGGCCAAGAGTCCTGCACAGGACGTTTCGCTTTGACTGCTATTACACCAATACGCTTGGAAATAGGGATAGAGTAAAGGTAGAGTTTTATCTCAGCAGACCGCCATACATTGAAGCAAAGGTTGAGCTGGTGAAGTCGCCATTCATTGATAGCTATCCCACGATGTTTAGGGTTTATTCTTTAGAGGATCTGCTTGCAAGGAAGATTGTTGCTTTATACAACCGCATGGAGGGCAAGGACATCTATGACCTTTTTCATGCTCTTAACATGGAGTTTGAGATGGACAAATTTCTGAAAGCTTTGGAGCTTACCACAAAGTTTTACCACATCGAGGGAGATTTTTGGGACGAATTGATTAACAAGTTGAGTCAGGCAAAGAAAAATGCCCGTCAGATCGGTAATTCAACCAACCACTTTATTCCCAAGACGCTACGTCCGAACTGGGAGGAGCTCATTGAAAGCCTGCGCTTCAGGATAGAGGAATTGAGAAGGATGAAAGAGGATATTTAG
- a CDS encoding lipopolysaccharide biosynthesis protein, which translates to MQKIKKDIFRLPYLSTLFTSSLYRNSIYLMLSSILGAGSGFIFWIVAARFYSSGDIGIASGIVSSLRILGMLSVVGLDLTLVRFLSEKKEKSNLIISAILFSSVISILLSIVFLIFINFISPSLSILRIPKYASLFVLFTISLSITFIQGQGVFVAFREAKYTLIQNLAMLIRMMLLPFLVTLGALGIFLSFGLGIFFAAIIGFILMVKYLHLSFNKVPEVNGLFELIPFSLGVYLVRIFENLPSQILPILVLNVLGPVENAYFFIAWWTMFFITMIPRMTSLSLVAEGSYDTKTFNQKLLGSIKFVVLLTSIAVLIFFFFGQFILLIFGKEYAIHSLHILRILLLGNIPYSINVLYVANMIVKKDVKKAILIYGTISLSTILLGYIFLGFFGSLGIGYAWILGNVMVMLAIFAYVFKTLKFLIVIRK; encoded by the coding sequence ATGCAGAAAATAAAAAAAGATATCTTCCGTTTGCCCTATCTATCTACTCTTTTCACGTCATCCTTATATAGGAACTCAATTTATTTGATGCTTTCCAGCATTTTGGGAGCTGGTTCGGGATTTATTTTCTGGATAGTTGCTGCTAGATTTTATTCTTCTGGAGATATTGGGATAGCTTCTGGAATTGTTTCGTCTTTAAGAATTTTAGGTATGCTTTCTGTTGTTGGGCTTGATTTAACGCTTGTACGATTTTTATCTGAGAAAAAGGAAAAATCAAACTTAATAATTAGTGCTATCTTGTTTTCCTCTGTTATTTCAATCTTGCTTTCAATTGTATTTCTTATTTTTATCAATTTTATCTCTCCCTCATTGTCGATTTTAAGGATACCAAAATATGCAAGCCTGTTTGTACTTTTCACTATTTCATTGTCTATAACGTTTATTCAGGGGCAAGGAGTTTTTGTAGCGTTTAGGGAAGCAAAATACACCCTTATTCAAAACTTAGCTATGCTCATTAGAATGATGCTTTTGCCTTTCCTTGTAACACTTGGTGCTCTTGGTATTTTTTTATCCTTTGGACTTGGGATATTTTTTGCTGCCATTATTGGTTTTATTTTAATGGTAAAATATCTTCACCTTAGTTTTAATAAGGTACCCGAAGTTAATGGGTTATTTGAGCTGATACCTTTCTCTTTAGGAGTGTATTTGGTTAGAATTTTTGAAAACTTACCAAGCCAAATTTTGCCAATATTGGTACTTAACGTGTTGGGCCCTGTAGAAAACGCATATTTCTTCATTGCATGGTGGACAATGTTTTTTATTACGATGATTCCAAGAATGACATCATTATCTTTAGTAGCTGAAGGAAGCTATGATACAAAAACTTTTAATCAAAAGCTCTTGGGGAGTATAAAATTTGTTGTACTTCTAACATCTATAGCAGTGCTTATCTTTTTCTTCTTTGGTCAGTTTATCCTTTTAATATTTGGTAAGGAGTACGCTATACATTCTTTACACATTTTAAGGATTCTTTTGTTAGGAAACATTCCATATTCGATTAACGTTCTTTATGTTGCCAATATGATAGTTAAAAAGGACGTTAAAAAAGCAATTTTGATTTATGGAACTATCTCTTTAAGCACGATTTTACTTGGTTACATTTTCTTAGGCTTTTTTGGTAGTTTGGGTATAGGCTATGCATGGATACTTGGAAATGTTATGGTAATGCTTGCAATTTTTGCATATGTATTTAAAACTCTTAAGTTTCTAATAGTAATAAGAAAATAG
- a CDS encoding oligosaccharyl transferase, STT3 subunit has product MKKLRNIESIFEPKIALPLIALIATIFRLVPLRYKYLFGYDPYFHLAYIEESLKAGYWINFYHLANAPWGVLMDKRGHPLGFYVTPVYIWKFLKIFGVSFYNAFRITPVIFGVLTVIFFYLSMLNFYGKKEAFFSAFFLSVMFGHIFRSSANYYRGDNYMLFWYSIALYGISLALTKTRRAWRYKRFAFYLIPAFASGFASIFWSAYYPIFVFLLGNVVFLAIGAFVLDKKEYFKHSIALTLSTAFGALFANYLGGRFRYGMFGFMKGGSQKISETLGLSLGKINDVYLLVHIKYLVPLTIILVVLLWTVIKVLPKDKRVRFSVLSIGGLIIVIIAFERFEVLKSLISGFGIFKEAPILETRHSTLGDLWNAYNIVLFLIPLYAFGFSSKKRIIFNFMMLGFLIPSIYLIYVWARFLFIASMAVALMGGVGLVSFYEFLNSKPNGKKALALSLGLLVLVPTISAVSGFERVYVEKPLINDHWIRALVWLKDNSNENDVVLAWWDYGAWIEYYARKGTVVQMGANNPNAKITAKYFLGNVSNYWLMKRGVDYVIVSYDTALKFGAILDTANVSKGDYFLAVLPLVSRAGALIFQQGPYTITARPGKEWNILINTGTAVFSPKEAFLEYKNSITKLNITAKNVANAYVYLNLNYGYAVLMNEETFNTTLARLMFTNEYSKDYQLVYSDGGYIKIFKFKHPNVVVNQTKNEIIFNFENATGTGLGVFGYLENGTLVFKKWYPVKDLKQFKLSRGVFNNSSMAMIQYIYMKDNVWLDMGIFRQ; this is encoded by the coding sequence ATGAAAAAGTTGAGAAATATTGAATCAATATTTGAGCCAAAGATTGCCTTACCACTGATAGCATTGATTGCAACAATATTTAGATTGGTTCCATTGAGATATAAGTATCTGTTTGGTTATGATCCCTACTTTCATTTGGCTTACATTGAGGAAAGCTTGAAGGCTGGATACTGGATTAACTTTTATCATTTAGCTAATGCTCCATGGGGAGTTTTGATGGATAAAAGAGGACATCCCCTTGGTTTTTATGTAACTCCTGTATATATTTGGAAGTTCTTGAAAATTTTCGGAGTTTCTTTTTATAATGCATTCAGGATTACACCAGTTATTTTTGGTGTTTTAACTGTAATTTTCTTTTATCTGAGCATGCTCAATTTTTACGGCAAAAAAGAGGCGTTCTTTTCAGCCTTCTTCCTCTCCGTGATGTTCGGCCACATCTTCAGGTCATCTGCGAACTACTACAGAGGAGACAACTACATGCTCTTCTGGTACTCCATCGCATTATACGGAATTTCACTTGCCTTAACAAAAACCAGAAGGGCATGGAGGTACAAGAGGTTTGCCTTTTATTTAATCCCAGCTTTTGCAAGTGGATTTGCGAGTATTTTCTGGAGTGCATATTATCCAATTTTTGTATTTCTGCTTGGAAATGTTGTGTTTTTGGCAATTGGAGCTTTTGTCTTAGATAAAAAAGAATACTTTAAGCATTCGATTGCTTTAACACTCTCTACAGCTTTTGGTGCTTTATTTGCTAACTATCTCGGTGGGAGGTTTAGATATGGCATGTTTGGTTTTATGAAAGGAGGTTCTCAGAAAATATCCGAAACTCTTGGGTTGAGTCTCGGGAAAATAAACGATGTTTATCTTTTGGTTCACATTAAATACTTGGTCCCTTTGACGATAATATTGGTTGTGTTACTCTGGACAGTCATTAAAGTCTTACCAAAGGATAAGCGCGTTAGATTTAGTGTTTTGAGTATTGGAGGTTTAATTATTGTTATAATTGCTTTCGAAAGATTTGAAGTCCTAAAAAGTCTAATTTCTGGCTTTGGAATTTTTAAAGAAGCTCCCATCTTGGAGACAAGGCATTCAACATTAGGAGATCTCTGGAATGCTTATAATATTGTTCTCTTTTTAATTCCATTGTATGCTTTTGGCTTTTCAAGCAAGAAACGAATTATTTTTAATTTCATGATGCTTGGATTTCTAATCCCAAGTATTTATCTGATTTATGTTTGGGCGAGATTTCTATTTATTGCCTCAATGGCAGTGGCATTAATGGGTGGTGTTGGCTTAGTCAGTTTTTATGAATTTTTAAACTCTAAACCCAATGGCAAGAAAGCTTTAGCATTAAGTCTGGGTCTCTTAGTTTTAGTCCCAACTATTAGTGCAGTTTCAGGATTTGAGAGAGTCTATGTCGAAAAACCATTAATAAATGACCACTGGATTCGGGCTTTAGTTTGGCTGAAAGACAACTCCAATGAAAATGATGTTGTTTTAGCTTGGTGGGATTATGGAGCTTGGATTGAATATTATGCGAGAAAAGGAACAGTTGTACAAATGGGTGCCAATAATCCAAATGCTAAAATTACTGCCAAGTATTTTCTCGGGAATGTTAGTAATTATTGGCTAATGAAAAGAGGCGTTGATTATGTTATTGTAAGCTATGACACTGCTCTTAAGTTTGGAGCAATTTTAGATACAGCAAATGTTTCAAAGGGAGATTACTTTTTGGCAGTTCTACCGCTGGTTTCAAGAGCTGGAGCATTGATCTTCCAACAAGGACCATATACAATAACAGCAAGGCCCGGAAAGGAGTGGAACATATTAATTAACACTGGAACTGCAGTATTTTCACCTAAAGAGGCTTTCTTGGAGTATAAGAATAGTATTACAAAGCTCAACATTACGGCAAAGAATGTTGCCAATGCTTATGTTTATTTGAATTTGAACTATGGTTATGCTGTTTTGATGAATGAGGAAACCTTTAACACGACTTTAGCCAGGCTTATGTTCACAAATGAATATTCAAAGGATTACCAGCTTGTGTATTCCGATGGGGGTTATATCAAGATATTCAAGTTTAAGCATCCCAATGTTGTAGTTAATCAGACAAAGAATGAGATAATATTCAACTTTGAAAATGCTACTGGAACAGGTTTAGGTGTGTTTGGATATTTGGAAAATGGAACTTTAGTGTTTAAGAAGTGGTACCCAGTAAAGGATTTGAAGCAATTTAAATTATCTAGAGGTGTGTTTAATAATTCTTCTATGGCTATGATACAATATATCTACATGAAAGACAATGTATGGTTAGATATGGGAATATTTAGACAATAA
- a CDS encoding DUF2206 domain-containing protein has protein sequence MEISKRNILIIVLSIQISFIGAIGLEKLDINIPYLRQIIGFIYLTFVPGVLLLGILKIDNIDFVEYILYSVGLSLSFLMLVGIIRIIFQQTTNIIITLIILTTFLVFFYVLNNNNNDYHITININTSNIVPTIIKLLILLLLPIISFLGSYLLRVYNNNTITLSLFFIISLIPLLVSLSKQSQKNYPLILWTITFSLTFYSSLSGVFPHVTDNVHEYAFLVSTNKAQNSIEMLHISSALASMGSVSVLIPLFKNICETEIIWIYRIGVPLLFSFIPPGLYKLFYKINVDKKLSFFSSFFFLSMFISFLWSSVTMKMTLAGLFMLLLILLMFEENINISKKSILNAVFMFSLIISHYGTAYIFLFSSLCLLCFSLIFARYLEKKIQTLRISTVMYFVLIFLWYQHTANGYNFKVILDFIIQFLLTIRKFSRTIFFNEKYSTKLLLGNFPIYFKVLIYLYILMAIFIVTGIIKQGYEDIRKRTFRLSTMLAIPFFIILILPYLPGVTQYEGGRTWYISSFILAPFGISGIAEFFRYLRKVLHLNFNNTLTFIGIFLCIFLLFNSGFIAEVVWGYNIGPSNEISKPRILYKGSIQEKEYFYRNYIFLPEVIGAKWGKRKIGDKSIYGGIESIPKLMVSGMTPYFWKIGSSNIFPLVKNQTLNNDSYLYLSLFSLDTKKIGVIPDKLLIWATFAEVVNFNNILYTQKHSKINKIYSSDGCEIYYFP, from the coding sequence ATGGAAATATCAAAAAGGAATATTTTAATTATAGTACTATCAATTCAAATTTCATTTATAGGTGCTATAGGTCTAGAGAAGTTAGATATAAATATCCCATATTTACGCCAGATTATTGGCTTTATTTATTTGACATTTGTTCCAGGAGTCCTGCTTTTAGGTATTCTCAAAATAGATAATATTGATTTTGTTGAATATATCCTATATTCTGTTGGATTAAGTCTGTCGTTTTTGATGCTTGTTGGAATTATACGAATAATATTTCAACAAACAACTAATATAATAATTACGTTGATTATATTAACTACATTTTTGGTATTCTTCTATGTTCTCAATAACAACAATAACGACTATCACATTACTATTAATATAAACACAAGCAATATCGTACCTACTATTATAAAGCTTTTGATTCTACTATTGCTTCCTATAATATCGTTTCTTGGAAGTTACTTACTAAGAGTTTATAATAATAATACCATAACTTTGTCATTGTTTTTTATCATTTCTCTTATTCCCCTATTGGTCTCATTAAGCAAACAATCACAAAAGAATTATCCGCTAATTCTTTGGACAATCACCTTTTCTCTTACATTTTATAGTTCATTGTCCGGAGTTTTTCCTCATGTTACTGACAATGTACATGAATATGCCTTTTTAGTATCAACTAATAAAGCCCAGAATTCAATAGAAATGCTCCATATTTCTTCAGCATTAGCTAGTATGGGCAGTGTAAGTGTCCTAATTCCACTATTTAAGAATATATGTGAGACGGAAATAATATGGATATATAGAATAGGTGTACCTCTTTTATTCTCATTTATTCCTCCTGGTTTATATAAGTTATTTTATAAAATAAACGTAGATAAAAAACTATCATTTTTTTCAAGTTTTTTCTTTTTATCAATGTTCATATCTTTTCTGTGGTCATCAGTTACTATGAAAATGACCTTAGCAGGGTTATTTATGTTACTTTTGATTTTACTAATGTTTGAAGAAAACATTAATATTTCAAAAAAGTCGATATTAAATGCAGTATTCATGTTTTCATTAATTATCTCTCATTATGGCACTGCCTATATCTTTTTATTTTCCTCCCTATGTTTATTGTGTTTCTCTCTTATATTTGCCAGATATCTAGAAAAAAAGATACAAACGTTAAGAATAAGTACTGTTATGTATTTTGTTTTAATTTTCTTGTGGTATCAACATACTGCAAATGGTTATAACTTTAAAGTTATCCTTGATTTTATAATTCAATTTCTTTTAACAATTAGAAAATTCAGCCGAACCATTTTCTTTAATGAAAAATACAGTACCAAGTTATTACTGGGAAATTTCCCTATATATTTCAAAGTGCTAATTTATCTTTATATTCTAATGGCAATTTTTATAGTAACTGGAATTATAAAACAAGGATATGAAGATATAAGAAAAAGGACATTTCGTTTATCTACTATGTTAGCGATTCCCTTCTTTATAATTTTAATTTTGCCATATCTTCCAGGTGTAACTCAATATGAAGGAGGCAGGACATGGTACATTAGTTCATTTATATTAGCTCCATTTGGTATTTCAGGTATTGCTGAGTTTTTTAGATATTTGAGAAAAGTACTGCATTTAAATTTTAATAACACCCTAACATTTATTGGCATTTTCTTGTGCATCTTTTTATTGTTCAACTCTGGATTTATTGCTGAAGTAGTCTGGGGGTATAATATAGGACCATCAAACGAGATAAGTAAGCCCAGAATATTATATAAGGGCAGTATTCAAGAAAAGGAATATTTTTACAGGAACTATATATTTCTACCGGAAGTTATAGGTGCAAAATGGGGAAAGAGAAAAATCGGAGATAAAAGCATATATGGAGGCATTGAAAGCATTCCAAAACTAATGGTTAGCGGAATGACACCTTATTTCTGGAAAATTGGTTCATCAAATATTTTTCCTTTAGTTAAAAATCAAACCTTGAACAATGATTCCTATCTATATTTATCTCTTTTTTCTCTTGATACTAAAAAAATTGGGGTAATTCCAGATAAATTACTAATATGGGCAACATTTGCAGAAGTTGTAAATTTTAATAACATTCTATATACTCAAAAACACTCGAAAATTAACAAAATATACTCTAGTGATGGATGTGAGATATATTATTTTCCATAG
- a CDS encoding sulfatase, whose translation MEKRNIVLITLDSLRADHCSFMGYKRKTTPFIDKLAKKGAYFQNAIAATLATPLSMSSIFTGEYPPISNGTLDPRPWREFIKNKQTLPEILSQKGYSTIGITPNVYVSHYYGFDKGFKYFHDFLNEKTSRGLYSKILQKAFKSNRQGIFATLRNLKNFLLKGEIFKPWESYYNLILEYIEKANKPIFLWILLLDTHYPYLPPRKFRKYSSLFGALYSNWKVRKVDWRDRLSNTERNWLIDSYDDSITYADSFVKKLWNDLKDLDPIFIIHADHGEAFGEHGVYGHDYVSLYEEHIHIPLVIYNADIKGKFENPVSLISLGSTILELIGEENQFPHSSIFRSNQEWTISYVRGVGTAIRLKDWKFITGQKQEDELYNLKEDPYEKENLIDEHPKLAKELKTIAEKHMKHEEEKLRISKISKKLAN comes from the coding sequence ATGGAAAAGAGAAACATAGTATTGATAACTTTAGATAGCCTAAGAGCCGATCATTGTAGTTTTATGGGATATAAACGGAAAACAACTCCATTTATCGATAAGTTAGCAAAAAAAGGAGCATATTTCCAAAATGCAATTGCCGCCACACTTGCTACGCCGCTTTCTATGAGTTCAATATTTACAGGGGAATATCCTCCAATAAGTAATGGAACATTAGATCCCCGTCCTTGGAGAGAATTCATAAAAAATAAACAAACGTTACCAGAAATACTCTCTCAGAAAGGTTATTCTACAATTGGAATTACTCCAAATGTTTATGTTTCACACTATTATGGATTCGATAAGGGATTTAAGTATTTTCACGATTTTTTAAATGAAAAAACATCTAGAGGACTATATTCAAAAATATTACAAAAGGCATTTAAATCAAATAGGCAAGGAATATTTGCTACCTTAAGAAATCTTAAAAACTTCCTGCTTAAAGGCGAGATATTTAAGCCATGGGAGAGCTACTATAACCTCATACTTGAGTATATCGAAAAAGCTAACAAGCCAATATTTTTATGGATTCTATTACTCGATACTCACTATCCTTATCTACCTCCAAGGAAGTTTAGGAAATACAGTAGTCTTTTTGGAGCATTATACTCAAACTGGAAAGTAAGAAAAGTTGACTGGAGAGATAGATTATCTAACACGGAAAGGAATTGGTTAATTGATTCATATGATGACTCAATAACATATGCAGATTCCTTTGTTAAAAAGCTATGGAATGACTTAAAAGACCTTGACCCTATTTTCATCATTCATGCAGATCATGGAGAAGCCTTTGGAGAACATGGAGTTTATGGTCATGACTATGTCTCACTATATGAGGAGCATATACATATACCCCTTGTGATATATAACGCTGACATTAAAGGGAAATTTGAAAATCCTGTTTCCCTTATAAGCTTAGGATCCACAATTTTAGAATTAATTGGAGAAGAAAATCAATTTCCACATAGTAGTATATTTAGGAGTAACCAAGAATGGACAATTTCATATGTTAGAGGTGTAGGTACCGCTATAAGACTTAAAGATTGGAAGTTCATAACAGGCCAGAAACAAGAAGATGAACTATATAATCTCAAAGAGGATCCTTATGAAAAAGAAAATTTAATAGATGAACATCCAAAACTTGCAAAGGAACTAAAAACGATTGCTGAGAAGCATATGAAACATGAAGAAGAAAAATTAAGAATATCAAAAATTAGCAAAAAATTAGCAAATTAA
- a CDS encoding GNAT family N-acetyltransferase has protein sequence MEIKVRKMKLRDIFSFSTLYLSLPEEDKKLFHPFPLQKWKLLPVITYIALSSMFNKYLRKIIPKFTFLALIAEDIENKKIAGFAYLHIKGKYSPNKYTANLGIVVSKEYRGHHIGSLLMKRLIKTAKENEIKKIELDVLTQNTPAINLYKKYGFVIEGEIKTKCPVDKKTYRSYKMGLEL, from the coding sequence ATGGAAATAAAAGTAAGGAAAATGAAATTAAGAGATATCTTCTCGTTTAGTACCTTATATCTTTCCCTACCAGAAGAAGACAAAAAACTTTTCCATCCTTTTCCTTTACAAAAATGGAAATTACTACCTGTGATTACTTACATTGCGTTGTCTAGCATGTTTAATAAATATCTTAGGAAAATTATCCCCAAATTTACATTTTTAGCTTTGATTGCAGAGGACATTGAAAACAAAAAAATAGCAGGGTTTGCATATCTCCATATTAAAGGTAAGTATTCTCCTAATAAATATACTGCCAATTTAGGAATTGTAGTCAGTAAAGAATATAGGGGACATCATATCGGTAGTTTACTCATGAAAAGATTAATTAAGACAGCCAAAGAAAACGAAATCAAAAAAATAGAGTTAGATGTGCTTACTCAGAATACTCCCGCAATTAATCTTTATAAAAAATATGGATTTGTTATTGAAGGAGAGATAAAAACGAAGTGTCCTGTCGATAAAAAGACTTACAGATCCTATAAAATGGGTCTAGAATTATAA
- a CDS encoding DegT/DnrJ/EryC1/StrS family aminotransferase, with protein sequence MIPVSEPLLGEEELKNVIEAIKSGWISSKGEFIKEFEEEFAKYIGTKYGIATSNGTTALHLALTALGITSGDEIIVPTLTFVATANAVTYCNAKPVFVDSHPEYWCIDPEKIEEKITDKTKAIIVVHLYGHPCDMDWIKDIAEDHGLYLIEDAAEAHGAEYKGKKVGSFGDISCFSFYGNKIITTGEGGMCLTNNEELAEKMRILRDHGMNPKKRYWHDVIGFNYRMTNLQAAIGVAQLKKLDKFIEKRRLIAKWYSEELRELEEKGLIKLHPEMPWAKNVYWLYSIVLEDSSNVSRDELMEKLKERGVETRPFFYPLHTLPIYKTNKSFPVAEKISKNGINLPTSSKLEKNDIAIISEAIKKVIK encoded by the coding sequence ATGATACCTGTTTCCGAGCCTCTTCTTGGAGAAGAAGAATTAAAAAATGTCATTGAAGCTATTAAAAGTGGCTGGATATCCTCCAAAGGAGAATTTATAAAAGAGTTTGAGGAGGAATTTGCAAAATACATAGGTACAAAATACGGGATCGCAACATCCAATGGAACCACAGCGTTGCATCTCGCCTTAACAGCACTTGGAATAACAAGTGGTGATGAAATTATAGTTCCAACTTTAACATTTGTTGCCACAGCAAACGCAGTAACATATTGTAATGCTAAACCTGTTTTTGTTGATTCTCATCCTGAATATTGGTGCATTGATCCAGAAAAAATTGAGGAAAAAATTACAGACAAAACTAAAGCTATAATTGTAGTGCATTTATATGGTCATCCCTGTGATATGGATTGGATTAAAGATATTGCAGAGGATCATGGATTGTATCTCATAGAGGATGCAGCAGAAGCTCATGGTGCAGAATATAAAGGAAAAAAAGTTGGAAGTTTTGGAGATATATCATGCTTTAGTTTCTATGGGAATAAAATTATAACAACTGGGGAGGGTGGGATGTGTTTAACTAATAATGAAGAATTAGCAGAAAAAATGAGAATTTTAAGAGATCATGGTATGAACCCCAAAAAACGGTATTGGCATGATGTTATTGGATTTAATTATAGGATGACAAATTTACAAGCAGCAATAGGAGTTGCTCAGTTAAAAAAGCTGGATAAATTTATAGAAAAAAGGAGACTAATTGCTAAATGGTATTCAGAAGAGTTAAGAGAGTTAGAGGAAAAAGGATTAATAAAACTACATCCAGAAATGCCTTGGGCAAAAAATGTTTATTGGTTATACTCAATTGTACTAGAAGATTCTTCTAATGTAAGTCGAGATGAACTAATGGAAAAATTAAAAGAAAGAGGCGTAGAAACAAGACCTTTCTTCTATCCATTGCATACATTACCCATTTATAAGACTAATAAAAGCTTCCCAGTTGCAGAAAAAATTTCCAAGAATGGAATTAATTTACCTACTAGTTCAAAATTAGAAAAAAATGACATAGCAATAATCAGTGAAGCTATTAAAAAAGTAATAAAATAA